A window from Mytilus galloprovincialis chromosome 8, xbMytGall1.hap1.1, whole genome shotgun sequence encodes these proteins:
- the LOC143042223 gene encoding uncharacterized protein LOC143042223, whose amino-acid sequence MCYECGFKYVPSTTVILEALNHLVGTYVQETDVGFACIHDTLFQNFLFIVGSSIIHCLLKYGNCTFIANRLQLASIQQKHDELVIMVKQEQEDIYFQRLVLDIRKGYHSHVFTGMQMQFSQFRIKLLTFLESLKAEDLTCDQNDSTPLHIISENGYEDLVFKLFQLSKGQINLQDKNKRTPLFMASLGCHNKVIQTLLALDNSSLHVANNEDLTPFDIASINDDVSTLTILHRYGAKVNRKDEKINRTALQRACDNGSYNAVTFLLTKNANVKHKDTNGLKAIHIACSNGHLKIVELFLNHDKSMINECDTTGKTPLFTSCESNHHNIACMLLKNMANVNTTSVKGIAPLHKACKIGNDNIVKLLLDYSAKVNVQSENGLSPLHIACSNGEVKIVKLLLNTNADIHLMTKQGMTPFFISCSKGYLEICKVLHIKSANINLRDKSLYTPLHVACREKHEKIVRFLVEHNADINALNTKRETSLYIACVKESFDIVELLLNYNADVNMCNEKGNSPLHAACIKENKKIVQLLLDKKADIHKQNKAGKTPCDVVHHLQGREANSIVEMFNQF is encoded by the coding sequence ATGTGTTATGAATGTGGTTTTAAGTACGTCCCTTCAACTACAGTAATTCTAGAAGCATTAAATCACTTGGTTGGAACATACGTACAGGAAACAGACGTCGGATTTGCCTGTATTCACGATACGTTATTCCaaaactttttgtttatagtaGGAAGCAGTATTATTCATTGTTTACTAAAATATGGAAATTGTACATTCATTGCCAATCGACTGCAGTTAGCTTCTATACAACAGAAGCATGACGAATTAGTAATCATGGTGAAACAAGAACAGGAAGACATTTATTTTCAAAGACTAGTGTTGGATATAAGAAAAGGTTATCATAGTCATGTATTTACTGGTATGCAAATGCAGTTTTCACAATTTAGAATAAAACTGCTAACATTTCTTGAAAGTTTGAAAGCTGAAGATTTGACATGCGATCAAAATGATTCTACACCTCTACATATAATATCTGAAAACGGTTATGAAGATTTGGTATTTAAACTTTTTCAACTAAGCAAGGGGCAGATAAATTTACAGGATAAAAACAAAAGAACTCCATTGTTTATGGCATCTTTAGGTTGTCATAACAAAGTCATACAAACACTTCTTGCATTGGACAATTCGTCACTTCATGTTGCAAATAACGAAGATCTAACGCCTTTTGATATCGCCTCGATTAATGACGATGTATCTACATTGACGATTCTTCACAGATACGGTGCAAAAGTAAATAGAAAGGACGAGAAGATAAACAGAACAGCGTTGCAAAGAGCCTGTGACAATGGGAGTTACAATGCTGTAACGTTCCTGTTGACGAAGAATGCGAATGTCAAACACAAAGATACAAATGGACTAAAGGCGATACATATAGCATGTTCAAATGGACATCTTAAAATTGTTGAACTTTTCCTTAATCATGATAAAAGTATGATAAATGAATGCGATACCACTGGCAAAACACCCCTTTTTACGTCTTGTGAAAGCAATCACCATAATATAGCATGTATGCTTTTAAAGAATATGGCTAATGTAAACACAACGAGCGTAAAAGGAATAGCGCCTCTTCATAAAGCATGCAAAATTGGCAATGATAATATTGTAAAGCTTTTGCTAGATTATTCCGCCAAAGTGAATGTACAGTCTGAAAATGGCTTATCGCCTTTGCACATCGCATGTTcgaatggtgaagttaaaattgttaaacttttattaaaCACAAACGCGGATATACACTTAATGACGAAGCAAGGAATGACGCCATTTTTTATAAGTTGTAGTAAAGGCTATTTGGAAATATGTAAAGTATTGCATATTAAGAGTGCAAATATCAACTTACGTGATAAATCTTTATATACTCCACTACATGTTGCGTGtagagaaaaacatgaaaaaattgtAAGATTTTTAGTAGAACATAATGCAGATATTAATGCATTGAATACTAAAAGGGAGACTTCTTTGTATATTGCGTGCGTGAAAGAGTCTTTTGACATTGTTGAACTCTTATTGAATTATAATGCAGATGTTAATATGTGCAATGAAAAGGGAAATTCTCCACTTCATGCTGCatgtataaaagaaaacaaaaaaatagtacAGCTACTACTTGATAAGAAAGCCGATATACACAAACAAAATAAAGCTGGAAAGACTCCATGTGACGTAGTGCACCATTTACAAGGAAGGGAGGCAAATAGTATAGTAGAAATGTTTAATCAGTTTTAA